One Candidatus Nanopelagicales bacterium DNA window includes the following coding sequences:
- a CDS encoding DUF5652 family protein, translating into MTETSTDDFMNSGFLWVFIVLLIWSFVWKAFALYRAGANRSPVWFVVLLVVNTIGILDILYLFVWGKKKNAPVSNVVGQ; encoded by the coding sequence GACTGAAACAAGCACCGACGACTTCATGAACTCAGGATTTCTCTGGGTATTCATCGTGTTGCTCATCTGGTCATTTGTCTGGAAGGCGTTCGCGCTGTATCGCGCTGGCGCGAATCGAAGCCCAGTGTGGTTTGTCGTGTTGTTAGTAGTGAACACCATCGGCATCCTCGACATTCTTTACTTATTCGTCTGGGGCAAAAAGAAGAACGCCCCGGTCAGCAACGTTGTGGGTCAATGA
- a CDS encoding NUDIX domain-containing protein produces MTNSADFVVSAVVIRDLDGRVLLVRKRGTTRYMLPGGKIEAGESPAQAAIRELNEEVGAVLDDASLRFLGDWITAAANEPDHSVHGYIFEHPWVSGLSVRAEIDDLIWLHPDEMNERSDLAPLLIERVLPALQP; encoded by the coding sequence ATGACCAATTCCGCCGACTTTGTTGTCTCGGCAGTCGTTATTCGCGATCTCGACGGGCGAGTGTTGCTCGTTCGCAAGCGAGGAACCACTCGATACATGTTGCCTGGTGGAAAAATTGAAGCAGGGGAGTCACCTGCGCAAGCTGCAATCCGTGAGCTGAACGAAGAAGTGGGCGCTGTGCTTGACGATGCATCACTCAGATTTCTTGGCGACTGGATTACCGCAGCCGCGAATGAACCTGACCATTCAGTGCACGGCTACATCTTTGAACATCCATGGGTGAGTGGGCTTTCCGTACGAGCAGAGATTGATGATCTGATCTGGCTTCATCCAGATGAGATGAATGAACGAAGTGACTTGGCGCCGTTGCTTATTGAGCGTGTCTTACCTGCGTTGCAACCCTGA
- a CDS encoding DoxX family protein, with protein MALIILAALLGLMTAFSAFGKFSMNEKAVEMLVHVGLRERQIRLLGTVEILGALGLLVGIWIPLLGQLAALGFVLYFAGAVIAHIRVRDGVKDMGPAILLTVLSIIVTVLQFSR; from the coding sequence ATGGCACTCATCATTCTTGCTGCACTACTTGGACTCATGACCGCATTCTCGGCCTTCGGAAAATTCTCGATGAACGAGAAGGCCGTTGAGATGTTGGTACATGTTGGCTTGCGTGAGCGTCAGATTCGTTTGCTTGGCACTGTTGAAATCCTTGGCGCGCTCGGGCTGCTTGTTGGTATTTGGATTCCACTTCTCGGACAGCTGGCAGCTCTTGGCTTTGTTCTCTATTTCGCGGGTGCAGTCATTGCGCACATTCGAGTGCGCGATGGCGTCAAAGACATGGGCCCAGCCATTTTGCTCACCGTTCTCTCGATCATTGTCACCGTTCTTCAATTCTCTCGCTAG